One Carassius carassius chromosome 20, fCarCar2.1, whole genome shotgun sequence DNA segment encodes these proteins:
- the LOC132096307 gene encoding GTP-binding protein Di-Ras1-like, with the protein MPEQSNDYRVVVFGAGGVGKSSLVLRFVKGTFRDTYIPTVEDTYRQVISCDKSVCTLQITDTTGSHQFPAMQRLSISKGHAFILVYSITSKQSLEELKPIYQQILAIKGNVENIPIMLVGNKSDETQREVKTEDGEAQSKIWKCAFMETSAKTNHNVTELFQELLNLEKKRNMSLNIDGKRSGKQSRAGKLKGKCSIM; encoded by the coding sequence ATGCCTGAGCAGAGCAACGACTACCGTGTGGTGGTGTTTGGAGCAGGGGGTGTGGGGAAGAGCTCCCTGGTGCTCCGTTTTGTGAAAGGCACTTTTCGGGACACCTACATCCCGACGGTGGAGGACACATACCGGCAGGTGATCAGCTGTGACAAGAGCGTCTGCACCCTGCAGATCACAGACACAACCGGCAGCCACCAGTTTCCTGCCATGCAGCGTCTGTCCATCTCCAAAGGGCACGCATTCATCCTGGTCTACTCCATCACTAGTAAGCAATCCCTGGAAGAATTAAAGCCCATATACCAGCAGATACTTGCTATCAAAGGCAACGTAGAGAACATCCCCATCATGCTTGTTGGAAACAAGAGCGATGAGACTCAACGGGAAGTGAAGACCGAGGATGGAGAGGCCCAGTCCAAGATCTGGAAGTGTGCTTTCATGGAGACCTCGGCTAAGACTAACCACAATGTCACTGAGCTTTTCCAGGAGCTTCTCAACTTAGAAAAGAAGAGAAACATGAGTTTGAACATCGATGGCAAGCGTTCTGGGAAGCAAAGCAGGGCTGGCAAGCTGAAAGGGAAATGCAGCATCATGTAG